A DNA window from Ranitomeya imitator isolate aRanImi1 chromosome 2, aRanImi1.pri, whole genome shotgun sequence contains the following coding sequences:
- the LOC138666450 gene encoding gastrula zinc finger protein XlCGF17.1-like yields the protein MKTFSFSEYGNSFPLEKSFLKQQKLHKADNRFSCSKCGRCFNQKSDFVSHQSIHTVKKPFSCSECGKCFIRKVQLVTHQRTHTGDKPFSCSECGKSKSFLVIHNRSHTGEKPFSCSECGKCFLAKSILVRHHRSHTGEKPFSCSECGKSNENPKVIMSVN from the exons ATGaagacattttcattttcagaatatggaaatagttttcccctagAAAAGTCATTTCTCAAACAACAAAAACTTCACAAAGCAGACaacagattttcttgttccaagtgtgggagatgttttaaccagaaatcagattttgtcagTCACCAGAGCATTCACACAGtgaagaagccattttcctgttcagaatgtgggaaatgttttattcgaAAAGTGCAGcttgttacccaccaaagaacccacacaggagataagcctttttcctgttcagaatgtgggaaat cTAAATCATTTCTTGTCATACATAATAgatctcatacaggggagaagcctttttcctgttcagaatgtgggaaatgttttctagcTAAATCAATTCTTGTcagacatcatagatctcacacaggggagaagcctttttcctgttcagaatgtgggaaat ccaatgaaaacccaaaagtcattatgtcagtaaattag